The genomic interval CAGCGTGTAGCTGAGGACGGCGTCGTGGGCTTCGTCTTCGATGACGCCGTAATTGCGCAGCATGTGGGCGATGGAGAGGTTGCGGTCGGCGCCGGCGAGTTCGGATTCGGCAAGCACGCGGTCGATGGTGAGTTCGCGTCCAGCAAGTTCAGAGAAGTAGTGTCGGATTTTTTCCACGCGGTCTTCCACGGTGGAATCGGAGCCGTTGATCAGCTGGTTGATGGCGATCGCGCCGGCGTTGATCATGGGGTTCATGGGGCGGTTTTCGCCGTCGAGGGAAAGTTCGTTGAAGGCCTCACCGGAGGGCTCCAAGGCCACGGATGCAGAGACCTCATCAAAGCCGCATTCTTGGAGTGCGAGTGCGTAGGCAAATGGCTTGGAAATACTTTGCATGGTGAATTCGATGTCGTCATCGCCTGCGCTGTAGATGTGTCCGTTAACGGTGCACAGGGCTACTGCCAGCGGGTTTGGGTCCGCAGATTTTAGTTCCGGGATGTAATCGGCCAACTCGCCGGAGGTGGTGTCGCGGACATCATCTAAAATTTCGTGCAGGTACTCGGGTATCGGCATCGTCAACATAGAATCAAGACTAGTGATTTCTTTTGCGCTATATACTCTTGTGCATGACAGATTCTGGGGCTCACAGCGACTCAAAAGCCACCATTTATGATGTCGCAAAAGTCGCTGGCGTCTCCCCTTCCACTGTGTCGCGGGCGTTTTCGCAGCCTGGGCGAGTGAGTTTTTCCACTGCGGAGAAAATCCGCAACGCGTGTGGAAACTCAGGCTTTTCAGCGCCAAAACACCGGCCTCATCGCTATGGTTGCCGCCGATGCGTCGAATCCCTTCTTCTTGGAAATTTTCCGGGGCGCGCAGCACGCCGCAAGCACTCAGGGCTATACGGTTGCGCTTGTCGACGCCCGGGAGTCGGCGATTAAGTCCAGGGAGGTGCTGGACAAGATCGTCCCCCACGCCGATGGCTTATTGCTCGCTGCTTCAAGGATGGATTCTGGTGAGATCCACAAAGTCGCGCGGGAAATTCCCACTGTATTAATGAGCCGTGAAGTGCAAGGTATTCCCAGCGTGATGGTGGATAACTACGACGGTGCGCCGAAGGCTGTGGTGCATTTGGTGGATCAGGGGTGCCGCTCCATTACCTATATCGCCGGTCCTAATAAATCCTGGGCTGATGCCACGCGCTGGCACAGGCTCGCTGGCGGCTGCCGTTGAGGGTGGCGTCGACAAGCGCTATTTCAATTTCTCGAAGCGTGACGGTGCAGCCGGGCCGAATGAGGCATTTGATCAAGCCAAAGATGAAGACGATTTCGGTGGATTCGCCGGATTTTGTGGGCGGGCGGCGTGCGTTTGAGGCGTGGTCGAAGGATCGGACCGATGCGGTGATTTGTTTCAACGACATGGTGGCGCTTGGTTTCATACAACAGGCGAGGCTTTCTGGGGTACGTGTGCCGCATGATGTTGCAGTTGTCGGTTTTGATAATACGGAGAATTCGGTGCTCAGTACCCCGTCTCTGACCACGGTTGCGGGGCCGCTTCGGGCAGTGGGTCGAGTGGCGACAGCGAACCTGATTGCCCTGTTAAAAGGCATGAAAGCACCTCTGATGGCGAAGCCCCGCGAACTGCCCACGCGTCTCATTGTTCGGGAATCTTCACTGAAAACAGCGGTGGATTTGAAACGCAGCTCGTAGTAAAAGCGCCCTGGTTGCAACAATTGGCAACAAGTAGATATCGCTGAGTGTGACGGGCGATCATGAAGTCATGACTACTTCACATGCATCACACCCCGATCGGTTGCTGCCAGCTGATCCTGGTACCCGTGACATCGCCCGTCGCCTACTCGCGCACGTTGAAGATTTACCCATCATCTCCCCTCACGGACACTTGGAAGCTTCCATGTTTGTCAAGGATGAGGCTTTCCCTGATCCAACTAGCTTGCTGATCAGCCCTGACCACTACCTCACCCGCATGATGCACTCCGCTGGCGTTGACCTGGCAGATCTGCGTGTTGGCGGACATGAGGGTAAGAGTGCTCGTGAGGCATGGCGCATTTTCATGTCCCACTGGGATCTCTACGCAGGAACCGCAACTGGCTACTGGGTGGAGCAGGAATTTGAGCACGTTTTCGGCATCAACGCGGAGCGCCTGAATGTTGGCACCCCAGAACATGCTGACGCCATCTTTGATGAGCTGACCGATATTCTTGCCAAGCCAGATTTCCGACCACGCGCACTGGCTGAGCAGTTCAACTTGGAAGTTCTAGCCACCACCGACGATCCGCTCGATGACCTGGC from Corynebacterium glutamicum ATCC 13032 carries:
- a CDS encoding substrate-binding domain-containing protein, whose protein sequence is MVAADASNPFFLEIFRGAQHAASTQGYTVALVDARESAIKSREVLDKIVPHADGLLLAASRMDSGEIHKVAREIPTVLMSREVQGIPSVMVDNYDGAPKAVVHLVDQGCRSITYIAGPNKSWADATRWHRLAGGCR
- a CDS encoding substrate-binding domain-containing protein; the encoded protein is MRHLIKPKMKTISVDSPDFVGGRRAFEAWSKDRTDAVICFNDMVALGFIQQARLSGVRVPHDVAVVGFDNTENSVLSTPSLTTVAGPLRAVGRVATANLIALLKGMKAPLMAKPRELPTRLIVRESSLKTAVDLKRSS
- a CDS encoding LacI family DNA-binding transcriptional regulator; translation: MTDSGAHSDSKATIYDVAKVAGVSPSTVSRAFSQPGRVSFSTAEKIRNACGNSGFSAPKHRPHRYGCRRCVESLLLGNFPGRAARRKHSGLYGCACRRPGVGD